The genomic segment CTGTTGTGCATGGCCGGAAGATGCATCATTTTGTTTGCTTATTTGAGGTAAGCAACACTGCTCATAACAGACATCATTGCTTCTAAAATACTTACTTCAGACTCACCCCGGAGTGCTAGTTCTGTTGTTATATAGTGTTTAATCGGAATTTAATCGGAATTATCTTTCAATCCTGTTGCTTCCAACGGAGCATCGAAATGTATCCGAAGATTTCGCGCTCTGTGAAACTTCTGAGTTTTTTTAGCTATCTTAACTTTAATGTTGAAGTACCTATGAGAGGAACCTTTCATGAGGGCGGTTAGCTGCTTCAAATTGTTCAAATGAATTtgcaaaaatatatattttcatttcTATTTATTCGTTGTGTAATGCTAAGTGACATTTTACAATAATATTTGATGCTTTAATTGAGGGTCATTcctacaataaatatttgatcccTTGCTGTACGAATTTTGATATGATAATTTTTCTTATTAATGAAAACGTATGTTTGATCATTTATGAATTATTATGATCACGCTCCATCAATCGAATTATTCTGAAATCACAAGCCATTTGTTTCCAATATGTTCAACATATGGGCAAGTTTctttaaattttccgcaaacATTTTATTTACTCCATAATAATGAAAAAACTTACATTAAGAGTAAGAATAAAGTAATCGTGAATGCTTTCTTGCTTCACACAGATAAGCTTTTTTGGTAACATTTCAAATCAAATTATCGATTATCATTATATTTTGTTCGAGATTACCCCAAATCCCAGCCCTTGTGCCTCTTGGAACTATCAAAATCGTCTTAGAAAAAACGAAAGTGAATACACTTTTGTTATGGTtacgttaaaaaaaaaaaaaaaactggaaTCATTAATCAAGCATAGTTTTGAGATTGTGTAGAATGTATAAATAacgtaattttttattaattagtaTCCCTAATtgtaaacataaattaaagttTAGTATATGCATCATTTGAACTTTAAAATCAAACTTTAAATCTAAAGATAATTTCTCATTCTTTATATATGATACTTGGATAATTCCAATGTTTATAAATTTATGTTACGATCCCAACATTATTTatcgatttttttattaaaaaatagtcAGGAGCTTAAATGGTAAAACACCAAAACCAAGGAGCTCTAACTTTAGTTTTCCTGACAAAAGAACTAAATTTTCAGTAACTTTTTTGTGATGTTCAtgcagatttttatttttattatataaatcaaatcgattaatatttaaaattaaaaataatatttttaacataaaatataatattctaTATGAATCGAGTCGGTtaaagatatgtctcacaaaattgactgtTAGGGATGTATTGGTTctagtttttttaataaatttttatggcATTTATCTAGAGATATTAAATCTAGACTTTTATATACTCTGTAAAAGTTTAATTATTTTCAATGTACACTTtgtagaattttaaaaagtcgtgtggtattcaaacttgatttttaaaaactgtACAAAAGTCTATAGATATTCAAAATATCAAGATTTTTTTAATGACTTCATGAAATTCTATTAAGTACAAGAAGTAAAGTCTAAAGAACAAcaataaaatgtcaaaaaatGTCTTTGATTGAACTTAAAGATTTGGATTTGCGTTTTAATTAAGAAATCTCACAAACTCACGTACTCaatacaaaaattaaaattttcattcttttctcatccatttatttttcctttattagtattttttaaaaacatagtTTTTATCTTGCTGACAATagtttaaaaatcaaaattattagcatcgttcattttattttttgaatttcaGTCACAAAACCtcatgaatttaaaattatatttgtaaAAAATTATGAcactaaataataaaaattttataatattttattgacctataaattgaaaataattattatttttaataagtaaaatttaatttttttttatttatacaaCATTTGATGTTTActtattttctataattttagTTAATCTATCTGTTGATTTTACTTATAACTCAAATTTtttgtatatgatatttttcattaacttgaatgtatatatatgtgtgtaattGATACATAATTTTAGAAgtttatcaaaatatatatatatatatatataaatatatatatatatatatatatatatatatatatatatatatatatatatatataaaagaataactataataaattaaatatattaaaattttataagttgttttaattaaaaatattttaacatatttattatttattttcaggtagaaataatttttttttttgagatattgtaaaaaaacaaaattgatatatttttttaatacaaaaactgatttaaaatgaatgaaattattttaaatttgattatttattaataCTGAAAATTATtgttatgtattttttttaaaaaataattatataaataaatatgttgaattgaataattaaaatttaattgcaataaatttattattgatttatttattatctttcataaatcaatatttaaaaaatattatattgagaaaaTGAATTGTAATAAATAAAAAGTTATTCAGGTTTAATTATtagttcaaatattttttttttaaaatcataatgataaattacaaaatccatatagttttataaaaaaaattacaaatatgcaaaataaatcTACAAAATTCGAttacttaaaaaaaatcaataaatctatGAAACGAATACGTCCCCTTAAACTATTCGGATTTTTTGTGtaagaattttaatttatgtgTTTTTTCAAATACTAAAACCTAATTCGGATAAATAGACGCGAATGTTTGGCCAAAACTGTACGTACTGTGGACTATGTACGTGGGTCTCCTCCGGTATTCTGCAGGTACAATTATACACCTCTACTGTGTGTAGTTTCTCAACACGCAGACCCGCTTGACCATCCCCCACCTTTCTCTCACCTGGCAGCGAATCGGGTTCCAGGTTTCTTCCCTCTTTTCTTTCCAGCGAAAATAGCGGATGAACGAGAAAATCTCGGATGAATTAAAATTTGCGGTAATTCttctttgatttattttttttacgcGATATGATAGTTTTGAATCTGTTGATTCGTTTGATTGATGTGATTAGTGTCTGATTCCGGTGGTAATGTGGaataaaattgtttttttgTTAGTTTCGATAAAATGAGAAATATGTTTTTTCTTATTATGGTTTCAGAGACAGAATATAATTAGGCGAGGCGAAGCGAAGCTAGGTGGAGTTGATGGGAGTGCGTTCAAGTGATTGTTGAGGTTTGATATTGTGTTGTGGTGTTGGCCACAGTTTTTACTGGAATCGGAGAACGTGATTGATTTGCTGAATATTTGGAGTTTGGATTTGCCTTTTGGGGGTTCAGTTGTTATGATTAATCGGTTGCATTGTATGAAATTCTTTTTTCCAGAGTAATAAAGAATATTCGGCCTTCGTTTTGGGTTTGATCAACTTGGAAGTTAAGGTAGATTAGTGCCGCTGCAGCCCAGAAGGAATGCTTGAAAAACATAGCGGTATCTATTATTTGGATTTTGATTATTATTACCTTTGCCACTTAAGTTCTGTGATTTGATTGAATTCGGTGGACTATAGAATATATGTTTATCCTTTCTCTCCAGTTggttaattgattttaatggAGTATCTTCCAGTTGAAGTTGTCGGGAACATACTATCACGGCTGGGGGCTGCTCGGGACATTGTGATTGCATCTGCGACTTGCAGAAAGTGGCAAGAGGCTTGGAGGAACCATCTCCATACTCTTACATTTAATTCTAGTGATTGGCCATTTTATCACGAGTTTTCCACTGATAGGCTTGAGATACTTATAACTCAAACAATATTTCAAACCAGGGGACTGCAGTGCCTTTCTATAATTTTGGACGATGTAGATGAATTTGCTGCTGCTCCAGTTGTTGCCTGGCTCATGTTCACTAGAGAAACATTGCGTCAGCTGCATTATAATGTGAGGACAACACCTAGCATCAACATTCTCGAAAAATGTGGTCGGCAAAAGCTTGAAGTATTGTCTTTGGCTCACAATATACTTACAGGGGTTGAACCTATTTACCAGAGATTCCCCCGCCTAAGATCCTTATCTCTGAGTTATGTCAGTATATCAGCATTGGATTTGAGTCTTTTGCTCACTGCCTGTTCCAAAATTGAGGTCTTGAACTTAATCAGTCTAGATATTATCATGTCCGATCCACAAGCTACCATGGAGTTGAGTAGTAACTCATTGAAGGATATTTACGTTGAAGCAATCAGTTTGGATAAGTTTATGCTGGAGGCTGACAGTCTAGAGAAGTTGCACTTGAAAGATTGCACACTTGAAGTGTTTGAGCTTGTTGGTAAAGGGATGCTGAGGTTACTAAAGATTGACGATGTAAGTGTCATCCATCTTGACATTGGTGAGAGtgctgaaaatttggagattgTCGATGTGAGCAATTTTACGATCACATGGGCAAAGTTCCATAATATGATATCACGATCGTCAAGATTACGACAGCTTAGGCTTTGGGATATCCTGTTTGACGATGAGGACGAGGCTGTGGAAATAGAGACAATTTCTTCGTGCTTTCCTTCACTAAGCCATCTATCCTTGAGTTTCGATCTGAGAGAGGCAACAGTTCAGTATGGGTTACAAGGTTCTTTTGTTTTGGAGAATGTGAATGTCTTGGAACTCGGGTGGACTGTAATCAGTGACCTGTTCTCAATGTGGGTCTCAGGACTCTTGGAAAGATGCCCTCACCTCAGGAAGTTGGTTATCCATGGAGTGGTTTCAGAGACCAAAACGCATGAAGAATGCAACATGCTAGCCAACTTCACCTCATCCATTGTCAGACTCATGAGGAAGTACCTTCATGTGGAGGTTCAGTTTGAATATGAATAGATATTGACATATTGCTCTGCGTGGAGCTATTTCAATAGTGAACTGCAGAAGCAGGTTTTTGCACCTCAATGGAGATTCTTATTATACATCTCTGAGCCTCCCCAGATAATTTTTGGACTTCAAGCAATTGTGAAATCAGTGAATTTATATATATCTTCCGTTTATGCTTGCTTGGTGATTCCTTGGGGGGTAATTCTTAAGGCTGAAATTTCATTGTTTCCCATGTGGGTATAATTGTTTTCTGTCATCTTTTTgttctatttttttgtttctttgcACTCTTCCACAAATTTATTGCTTACTGTTCATTCTCTTCTTCCATTTCCTTGATTCATACAATGCAACAACTGAAATATTTTCACCCTTGTCTTCTCTAGTCCTCAAAATGCAAAGAACTAAAATAATATTCAGTGAGATCCTTGACAGGCCCTTTTCCTGGGCATAGTTGTCAAAGGAAGGCGAGAGGCGCAACCAGGCGTGGACGTTGTGCCTGGGGCGGCCCCAGGCACAACGATTCACAAACGCCTGGGCTCGCCTTGA from the Primulina eburnea isolate SZY01 chromosome 3, ASM2296580v1, whole genome shotgun sequence genome contains:
- the LOC140826076 gene encoding F-box/LRR-repeat protein At1g67190-like; amino-acid sequence: MEYLPVEVVGNILSRLGAARDIVIASATCRKWQEAWRNHLHTLTFNSSDWPFYHEFSTDRLEILITQTIFQTRGLQCLSIILDDVDEFAAAPVVAWLMFTRETLRQLHYNVRTTPSINILEKCGRQKLEVLSLAHNILTGVEPIYQRFPRLRSLSLSYVSISALDLSLLLTACSKIEVLNLISLDIIMSDPQATMELSSNSLKDIYVEAISLDKFMLEADSLEKLHLKDCTLEVFELVGKGMLRLLKIDDVSVIHLDIGESAENLEIVDVSNFTITWAKFHNMISRSSRLRQLRLWDILFDDEDEAVEIETISSCFPSLSHLSLSFDLREATVQYGLQGSFVLENVNVLELGWTVISDLFSMWVSGLLERCPHLRKLVIHGVVSETKTHEECNMLANFTSSIVRLMRKYLHVEVQFEYE